Proteins from a genomic interval of Staphylococcus debuckii:
- a CDS encoding Cof-type HAD-IIB family hydrolase, giving the protein MIKLIATDMDGTLLNAGHEVSEENIQAIKAAQDQGITVVIATGRAFYEASSPIEPTGLKVPYICLNGAEVRDESFDIMHTSSLNREMIEQITDVLNQDDVYYQVYTNFGIYTEDPQKDLDIYIDIAEHAGQKADVEKIRNHIQHRIDQGTLKVVDNYDQITGRRGEIVMKILAYDADVEKIERVSKQLAQHSNLAISSSARGNIEITNAYAQKGIALEEIARQLGIEMKDVMAIGDNMNDVSMLERVGYPVAMENAIPEVKEYAKDITDTNEHSGVGKAINKMLVENQKHEG; this is encoded by the coding sequence ATGATTAAATTGATTGCAACTGATATGGATGGTACTTTATTAAATGCGGGACATGAGGTCTCTGAGGAAAATATCCAAGCGATTAAAGCAGCGCAGGATCAAGGGATTACTGTGGTTATCGCGACTGGACGTGCGTTCTATGAAGCGAGTTCTCCGATTGAACCTACAGGCTTGAAGGTGCCTTATATCTGCTTGAATGGTGCGGAAGTGCGTGATGAATCATTTGATATTATGCATACTTCTAGTTTGAATAGAGAGATGATTGAACAAATCACGGATGTATTGAATCAAGACGATGTGTATTATCAAGTGTATACGAATTTCGGTATTTATACGGAGGATCCTCAGAAAGACTTGGATATTTATATTGATATCGCGGAGCATGCGGGTCAGAAAGCGGATGTGGAAAAGATTCGCAATCATATCCAGCATCGTATCGATCAAGGAACGTTGAAAGTGGTAGATAATTATGATCAAATCACTGGTCGACGCGGCGAAATTGTAATGAAGATTCTTGCTTATGATGCGGATGTTGAGAAAATTGAACGTGTCAGCAAGCAGTTAGCGCAACATTCTAATTTGGCAATTTCATCGTCAGCTCGCGGTAATATTGAAATTACCAATGCTTATGCGCAAAAAGGGATTGCGCTTGAAGAGATTGCGAGACAGCTGGGCATCGAGATGAAAGATGTGATGGCGATCGGCGACAATATGAATGATGTGTCGATGTTAGAACGTGTCGGTTATCCGGTTGCGATGGAAAATGCGATTCCTGAAGTGAAGGAATATGCGAAAGATATTACGGATACTAACGAACATAGTGGTGTCGGCAAAGCAATCAATAAAATGCTGGTAGAAAATCAGAAGCATGAAGGATAA
- the tadA gene encoding tRNA adenosine(34) deaminase TadA — protein sequence MTTDENYMKFALEEAAKAERIGEVPIGAVIVKNGEVIARAHNLRETAQQPTAHAEHIAIERAAEAVGSWRLEDCTLYVTLEPCVMCSGAIVMSRIPRVVYGAADPKGGCSGSLMDLLQEPRFNHRAEVVSGVLEEECSQLLKHFFKQLRDKKKLMKKSTENE from the coding sequence ATGACTACAGATGAAAATTATATGAAATTTGCATTAGAAGAAGCAGCAAAAGCAGAACGTATCGGTGAAGTGCCGATTGGTGCAGTAATAGTGAAAAATGGTGAAGTGATTGCGCGTGCTCATAATTTACGCGAAACGGCACAGCAGCCGACTGCACATGCGGAACACATTGCAATTGAGAGGGCCGCTGAAGCAGTAGGCAGTTGGCGTTTAGAAGATTGTACATTATATGTGACTTTGGAACCTTGTGTCATGTGTTCAGGTGCTATCGTCATGAGTCGGATTCCGCGTGTAGTGTATGGGGCTGCTGATCCAAAAGGTGGATGCAGCGGCAGCTTGATGGATTTATTGCAAGAACCGCGTTTCAATCATCGTGCTGAAGTGGTCAGTGGGGTATTGGAAGAAGAATGCAGCCAATTGCTTAAACACTTTTTTAAACAGTTGCGAGACAAGAAGAAATTAATGAAAAAATCTACAGAAAACGAATAA
- a CDS encoding deoxynucleoside kinase, with the protein MNQPYIAIEGPIGVGKSTLAHYLSDTLDYHEAQEIVDENPFLSDFYEDISTWSFQTEMFFLCNRYKQVQDLEQQTAGIVSDYHIFKNKIFARQTLTDTEFDKFSRIYKILTEDLIMPNVVIFLDADLEVLKQRIAKRNRSFEHQIEDDYLLNLKQAYWEFYQSLKAQGKQAKWIDTTELDFVNHPDDYAQILNIVQAMIGGTTHE; encoded by the coding sequence ATGAATCAACCTTATATTGCCATAGAAGGTCCTATAGGAGTAGGAAAATCTACTTTGGCGCACTATTTGAGCGACACACTGGACTATCATGAAGCTCAAGAAATTGTGGATGAAAATCCATTTCTCTCTGATTTCTATGAGGATATCTCAACTTGGAGTTTTCAAACTGAAATGTTCTTTTTATGCAACAGATACAAGCAAGTTCAAGATCTTGAGCAGCAGACTGCTGGTATTGTCAGTGATTATCATATTTTTAAAAATAAAATCTTTGCTCGTCAAACTTTGACGGATACAGAATTTGATAAATTCAGCCGCATTTACAAAATATTAACTGAAGATTTAATAATGCCGAATGTGGTGATTTTTCTAGATGCTGATTTAGAAGTTCTGAAACAACGCATTGCCAAACGTAATCGTAGTTTCGAACATCAAATTGAAGATGACTATTTATTAAATTTAAAACAAGCGTATTGGGAATTCTATCAATCTTTAAAAGCACAAGGTAAACAAGCCAAATGGATTGATACTACGGAACTTGATTTCGTCAATCATCCTGATGATTACGCACAGATATTAAACATTGTTCAAGCAATGATAGGAGGCACAACACATGAATAA
- a CDS encoding deoxynucleoside kinase translates to MNNYGIPQDAVITIAGTVGVGKSSLTRALAKKLNFRTSFENVDHNPYLDKFYDDFERWSFHLQIYFLAERFKEQKRMFEYGGGFIQDRSIYEDVDIFAKMHEEQGTMSQEDFKTYSQLFDAMVMTPYFPKPDVLVYLECDYDEVIDRIHQRGRQMEIDTDPEYWKKLFRRYDEWIYNFNACPVVRVNINEYDLHESLDTLDPVLDKIANIIKIHREVDPR, encoded by the coding sequence ATGAATAATTACGGTATCCCTCAAGATGCAGTGATTACAATTGCAGGTACCGTAGGCGTCGGCAAGTCTAGTCTGACACGCGCCCTTGCAAAAAAATTAAATTTCCGCACTTCTTTTGAAAATGTGGACCATAACCCTTATTTAGATAAATTCTATGATGACTTCGAACGTTGGAGTTTTCATCTGCAAATTTATTTCTTAGCTGAACGTTTTAAAGAACAAAAGCGTATGTTTGAATACGGCGGCGGTTTCATCCAAGACCGTTCCATTTATGAAGACGTTGATATCTTCGCAAAAATGCATGAAGAACAAGGTACGATGTCTCAAGAAGACTTCAAAACCTACTCTCAACTCTTTGATGCGATGGTTATGACACCTTATTTCCCTAAACCAGACGTTTTAGTATATCTAGAGTGTGATTATGATGAAGTGATTGATCGTATCCATCAACGTGGCCGTCAAATGGAAATTGATACAGATCCTGAGTATTGGAAGAAATTATTCCGCCGTTACGATGAGTGGATTTATAACTTCAATGCTTGTCCTGTCGTGCGCGTTAACATTAATGAATATGATTTGCACGAAAGTTTAGATACACTTGATCCTGTATTAGATAAAATCGCTAATATTATTAAAATACATCGTGAAGTCGATCCGAGATAA
- a CDS encoding HAD-IIB family hydrolase, giving the protein MKHHLILFDFDETYYKHATTKEDIPDLRDLEETLTQAVKEDGVITAFLSGSIFPNILKKMEKAEMEFKPQYIFSDLCSQMYQLDDQGEYQEYKEYEEAVSEAPFTKEKVDEIIDNFEQKYDVKLQPQREYRDKETLYEYYFDSQGDQDEDIKMLENLQKEAASYDYAVHFNKTNPLAGDPEDAYDVNFTPKNAGKLFAVKYLLDLFDIPASEVLGFGDSGNDETYLSYIGHPFVMSNSTDDEMKAQFPNTKYEYYHGLNDEVKKYLKEIK; this is encoded by the coding sequence ATGAAACATCACTTAATTCTATTTGACTTTGACGAAACTTATTATAAACATGCGACGACAAAAGAAGATATTCCCGATTTACGTGATTTAGAAGAGACGCTTACACAAGCGGTGAAAGAAGATGGCGTCATTACAGCATTCTTATCTGGCAGTATTTTTCCGAATATCTTGAAGAAAATGGAAAAAGCTGAGATGGAATTCAAACCGCAATATATCTTTTCAGATTTATGTTCTCAGATGTATCAATTAGATGATCAAGGTGAGTATCAAGAATATAAAGAATATGAAGAAGCGGTTTCTGAAGCACCTTTCACTAAAGAAAAAGTCGATGAAATTATTGATAACTTTGAACAAAAGTATGATGTGAAACTTCAACCGCAACGAGAATATAGAGATAAAGAAACTTTGTACGAATATTATTTTGATTCACAAGGTGACCAAGATGAAGATATAAAAATGTTAGAGAATTTGCAGAAAGAAGCGGCCTCTTATGATTATGCAGTTCATTTCAATAAGACGAATCCGTTAGCCGGAGACCCTGAAGATGCTTATGATGTGAACTTCACGCCTAAGAATGCCGGCAAGTTATTCGCAGTGAAATATTTGCTGGATTTATTTGATATTCCAGCATCTGAAGTCTTAGGATTTGGAGATAGCGGTAATGATGAAACTTATTTAAGCTATATCGGACATCCATTCGTCATGTCTAACAGTACAGATGATGAAATGAAAGCACAGTTTCCAAATACTAAATATGAATATTACCACGGTTTGAATGATGAAGTAAAGAAATATTTAAAAGAAATAAAATAG
- a CDS encoding HAD family hydrolase, translated as MALKWILFDKDGTLIDFDMSWMKVGIQMVDEFVERYISPENAEHAYKTLGVDKEQDQVLPGTPMACGSLDEIIQNFNALAGEDVSEWTRQTSQYLIDHRVPEIKWIEGMTDALDTLKDAGFQIGILTSDTKKGTEQFIEATNTEAFFDFIISTEANAAEKPNPEVLRPLFDHAPDLKADEIAIVGDSPNDIQTAINAELGLSIGVLTGVGQEHELQHADYVVQSAPEAVEILEKKNGREA; from the coding sequence ATGGCTTTGAAATGGATATTATTTGATAAAGATGGTACGTTGATTGACTTTGATATGAGTTGGATGAAAGTCGGCATTCAAATGGTCGATGAATTTGTAGAACGCTATATTTCTCCTGAAAATGCAGAGCATGCTTATAAAACTTTAGGGGTAGATAAAGAACAAGATCAAGTATTGCCAGGTACTCCAATGGCATGCGGTTCTTTAGATGAGATTATTCAGAACTTCAATGCTTTAGCCGGAGAAGATGTATCCGAGTGGACACGGCAAACCAGCCAATACTTGATAGACCACCGCGTTCCGGAAATTAAATGGATTGAAGGCATGACAGATGCACTCGATACACTTAAAGATGCTGGTTTTCAAATCGGCATTCTTACCAGTGATACGAAAAAAGGGACAGAACAATTCATTGAAGCCACAAACACAGAGGCCTTCTTTGACTTCATTATATCAACCGAAGCCAACGCTGCAGAGAAACCTAATCCAGAAGTACTGCGACCGCTCTTTGACCATGCACCTGACTTGAAGGCAGACGAAATTGCAATCGTCGGCGATTCGCCAAACGATATTCAAACTGCAATTAACGCAGAATTAGGCCTTTCAATTGGCGTATTGACCGGAGTAGGCCAAGAGCACGAATTGCAGCACGCAGATTACGTCGTGCAGTCAGCTCCCGAAGCTGTAGAAATTTTGGAAAAGAAAAACGGGAGAGAAGCATAA
- a CDS encoding YbaN family protein: MKYLLITLGLIFAVVGFIGIVVPLLPTTPFLLLAALCFSRSSEKFNHWLVNTKIYDEYVESFKRDRGFTLKKKFKILISLYILMGFSILIINNFYIRITLLVMVIIQTVVLFTFVRTLPNNPSEKGKE, encoded by the coding sequence ATGAAATATTTGCTCATTACACTCGGCCTTATCTTCGCTGTCGTAGGATTTATAGGCATTGTCGTCCCTTTATTGCCGACCACGCCATTTTTATTACTAGCTGCGTTGTGCTTTTCCAGAAGTTCGGAAAAATTCAACCATTGGTTGGTCAACACGAAGATTTACGATGAATATGTGGAAAGCTTCAAAAGAGACAGAGGATTTACTTTAAAGAAAAAGTTTAAAATCCTAATAAGCTTATATATTCTTATGGGATTTTCCATTTTGATTATCAATAACTTTTATATTCGAATCACTTTGCTGGTTATGGTCATCATTCAAACGGTCGTCCTATTTACCTTTGTAAGAACCTTGCCGAATAATCCCTCAGAAAAGGGAAAAGAATAA
- a CDS encoding branched-chain amino acid aminotransferase, producing MSEKVKFEKREELKQKPDPKNLGFGQHFTDYMLSYDYDSEKGGWHDLKITPYAPIELDPAAQGLHYGQLVFEGLKAYKHNGEVVLFRPDQNFARINQSLDRLEMPQIDEEELLEGLKQLVDVERDWVPEGEGQSLYIRPFVFATEAGLGVHPANNYKLLIILSPSGSYYGGDSLKPTRIYVEDEYVRAVRGGVGFAKVAGNYAASLLSQSNANEQGYDQVLWLDGVERKYIEEVGSMNIFFVENGKLVTPQLNGSILPGITRKTVIALAKELGYEVEERHISIDELLESYDKGELEEVFGTGTAAVISPVGTLKYEDREITINNNETGPITQRLYDEYTGIQSGKLDDPQGWRVVVPEY from the coding sequence ATGTCAGAAAAAGTAAAATTCGAAAAACGTGAAGAATTAAAACAAAAACCAGATCCGAAAAATTTAGGGTTTGGTCAACACTTCACAGATTACATGTTAAGTTATGACTACGATAGCGAAAAAGGCGGTTGGCATGATTTGAAGATTACACCTTATGCACCGATTGAATTAGATCCGGCTGCACAAGGGCTTCATTATGGTCAACTTGTATTCGAAGGTTTGAAAGCTTATAAACACAATGGGGAAGTTGTGTTATTCAGACCTGATCAAAACTTCGCGCGTATCAATCAATCACTCGATCGTTTAGAAATGCCTCAAATTGATGAAGAAGAGTTATTAGAAGGCTTGAAACAATTAGTAGACGTTGAACGCGATTGGGTACCAGAAGGAGAAGGACAATCTTTATATATCCGTCCATTTGTCTTCGCGACTGAAGCAGGATTAGGTGTTCACCCTGCAAATAACTACAAATTATTAATTATCTTATCACCATCTGGTTCTTATTACGGCGGAGATTCATTGAAACCGACACGTATCTATGTCGAAGATGAATATGTACGTGCCGTACGCGGTGGCGTAGGTTTCGCTAAAGTTGCAGGTAACTATGCAGCTAGCTTACTATCACAATCTAATGCCAACGAACAAGGCTATGACCAAGTATTGTGGTTAGATGGTGTAGAACGTAAATATATTGAAGAAGTCGGCAGTATGAATATCTTCTTCGTAGAAAACGGTAAATTAGTAACACCTCAGTTAAACGGTAGTATCTTACCAGGTATTACACGTAAAACAGTTATCGCCTTAGCTAAAGAATTAGGTTACGAAGTAGAAGAACGTCATATCTCTATTGATGAATTATTAGAGTCTTATGATAAAGGTGAATTAGAAGAAGTCTTCGGAACAGGTACAGCTGCAGTTATTTCACCAGTGGGTACTTTAAAATACGAAGACCGTGAAATCACAATCAATAATAATGAAACGGGTCCAATTACTCAACGTCTATACGATGAATACACTGGTATTCAAAGCGGTAAATTAGACGACCCACAAGGTTGGAGAGTCGTAGTTCCAGAATATTAA
- a CDS encoding L-threonine 3-dehydrogenase, with amino-acid sequence MERIMITGALGQIGTELVLKCREIYGEENVLATDIREPEADSPIKDGPFALLDVTDINRMEEVAAEFKPDAMMHMAALLSATAEKNPLLAWNINMGGLVNALEVAREYNLQFFTPSSIGAFGPTTPKDKTPALTIQRPTSMYGVNKVSGELLCEYYNSKFGVDTRSVRFPGLISYVKEPGGGTTDYAVEIYFEALRNGKYTSFIDKGTYMDMMFMDDAIDAIIKLMEADGDKIKHRCAYNLSGMSFEPEEIAESIRKHIPDFEMNYDVDPVRQGIADSWPDRIDVSCSADEWGFKPQYDLDAMTVAMLEGIQEKDAATQH; translated from the coding sequence ATGGAAAGAATTATGATTACTGGCGCACTTGGCCAAATCGGTACGGAACTTGTATTGAAATGTCGTGAGATTTATGGAGAAGAGAATGTTTTGGCTACGGATATCAGAGAGCCGGAAGCGGATTCTCCAATTAAGGATGGACCGTTTGCGCTTTTAGATGTTACAGATATCAATCGTATGGAAGAAGTTGCAGCAGAATTCAAACCTGATGCGATGATGCATATGGCGGCACTTTTATCTGCTACAGCAGAAAAGAATCCGTTATTAGCTTGGAATATTAACATGGGTGGATTGGTCAATGCTTTAGAGGTTGCACGTGAGTATAACTTGCAATTCTTTACACCAAGTTCAATTGGCGCATTTGGACCTACAACTCCTAAAGATAAAACGCCAGCATTAACGATTCAACGTCCAACTTCAATGTATGGGGTCAATAAAGTTTCGGGTGAATTGTTATGTGAATATTATAATAGTAAATTTGGCGTCGACACACGCAGCGTACGTTTCCCTGGCTTGATTTCTTACGTTAAAGAACCAGGCGGCGGCACAACAGATTATGCAGTAGAAATTTATTTCGAAGCTTTGCGTAATGGCAAATATACAAGCTTTATCGATAAAGGCACATATATGGATATGATGTTTATGGACGATGCCATTGATGCTATTATCAAGTTGATGGAAGCGGATGGAGACAAGATTAAACATCGCTGTGCTTATAATTTAAGCGGTATGAGCTTTGAACCAGAAGAAATTGCGGAATCCATCCGTAAACATATTCCTGATTTCGAAATGAATTACGATGTCGATCCAGTGCGTCAAGGTATTGCTGATAGCTGGCCAGACCGTATCGATGTCAGCTGTTCTGCAGACGAATGGGGATTCAAACCTCAATATGACTTAGACGCAATGACAGTAGCGATGTTAGAAGGTATTCAAGAGAAAGACGCTGCCACACAACATTAA
- a CDS encoding GNAT family N-acetyltransferase produces the protein MEIKVCRDAAVLARLNEAVHSLHAKAYPDIFKPFNYLDSLDFFQKLLEREDQYFYAVYQGTEAIGYIWFQIISLMETPFRYGMKSLYIHQLSIEAEYRQQGHGHALMTFAETFAQQQGCQTVELDYWDKNLSAAFFYEKEGYENLRQYSRKIL, from the coding sequence ATGGAAATAAAAGTATGTAGAGATGCTGCCGTTTTAGCAAGATTGAATGAAGCGGTCCATAGCTTGCATGCCAAGGCTTATCCGGATATTTTTAAGCCTTTTAATTATTTAGACAGCTTAGATTTCTTTCAAAAGTTATTAGAAAGAGAAGATCAGTATTTCTACGCAGTATATCAAGGTACAGAAGCTATCGGTTATATTTGGTTTCAAATTATCTCATTAATGGAAACTCCTTTTCGTTACGGAATGAAGTCGTTGTATATTCACCAATTAAGTATTGAAGCAGAATATCGTCAACAAGGACATGGTCACGCTTTGATGACCTTTGCGGAAACTTTTGCTCAGCAGCAGGGATGCCAAACGGTAGAGTTAGATTATTGGGATAAGAATCTTTCTGCAGCTTTCTTTTATGAAAAAGAAGGTTATGAAAATTTACGTCAGTATAGTCGCAAAATATTATAA
- a CDS encoding GNAT family N-acetyltransferase, with product MEIRELEITDEAAFDAYIKSWEKEPIVPTAIDPKRYASYRELVSELKQRTLNKEWVPNTTLFLLVKDKIIGSVNIRHHLNEHLKRIGGHIGYGVRPDYRRQGYAKSLLKAGLEFLNQHGVPNALVTCDKSNIASAKTILAFHTQELESVVIDGETVRRFLVSTDQ from the coding sequence GTGGAAATACGTGAGTTAGAAATAACAGATGAGGCTGCTTTTGATGCTTATATCAAATCATGGGAAAAAGAACCAATCGTACCGACTGCCATAGATCCTAAGCGTTATGCTTCGTACAGAGAGCTGGTTTCTGAATTGAAACAGCGTACTTTAAATAAAGAATGGGTTCCAAATACGACACTTTTTCTTTTGGTTAAAGATAAAATTATTGGTTCAGTCAACATAAGACATCATCTCAATGAGCATTTAAAACGTATCGGAGGTCATATCGGTTATGGCGTTCGTCCTGACTATCGAAGACAAGGCTATGCGAAGAGTTTGTTGAAAGCAGGACTTGAATTTTTAAATCAACATGGTGTCCCTAATGCACTTGTGACATGCGATAAAAGTAATATTGCTTCTGCTAAAACGATATTAGCTTTTCATACGCAAGAATTAGAAAGTGTAGTTATAGATGGAGAAACAGTAAGAAGGTTTCTAGTCTCAACGGATCAATAA
- a CDS encoding choloylglycine hydrolase family protein has translation MCTSFTFTSDYDADYLARTMDFAFQLNSFPKVMPRGYEWETANGRTFNFDYGFVGTAMTVNGVVFADGINEQGLSIAVLYYSGEASYATSTSSNNINLEPEEFIVWFLGMNASIHDMKENIDTVRLLKQVNPTLDKVPPLHFIVTDQTGQSVVITPVDGQLVVQDNPVQVLTNNPSLEWHYQNLRQHTTFNVEAPAPQLLGMKHIEPIGVEAGTEHLPGGYTSPARFVRAAYFRQFIEDTEDDNKRLNNMFKLLDTVSVPRGIILDEGKPHYTQYQCVMNCSKLKYYYRDYYGSDVYTIELTEELLTAEEPKSYTVKPKLRFSNLNEEEADA, from the coding sequence ATGTGTACAAGTTTTACTTTTACTTCAGATTATGATGCAGATTATCTTGCACGTACCATGGATTTTGCTTTTCAATTAAATTCTTTTCCTAAGGTTATGCCACGCGGTTATGAATGGGAAACTGCGAATGGCCGTACATTCAACTTCGATTATGGATTTGTGGGCACGGCGATGACGGTAAATGGTGTCGTATTTGCGGATGGCATTAATGAACAAGGCTTGTCCATTGCCGTTTTATATTATTCAGGAGAAGCTTCTTATGCGACTTCGACATCTTCTAATAATATTAATTTAGAACCAGAAGAATTTATTGTGTGGTTCTTAGGCATGAATGCATCCATTCACGATATGAAGGAAAATATCGATACAGTCCGCTTGCTCAAGCAAGTGAACCCAACTTTAGATAAAGTACCGCCATTACATTTCATCGTTACAGATCAAACTGGTCAAAGTGTCGTTATCACACCAGTGGATGGCCAACTCGTCGTCCAAGATAATCCGGTTCAAGTCTTAACTAATAATCCTAGCTTAGAGTGGCATTATCAGAACTTACGCCAACATACCACATTTAATGTAGAAGCCCCGGCGCCTCAATTATTAGGTATGAAACATATCGAGCCTATCGGAGTAGAAGCAGGCACTGAACATCTGCCTGGCGGTTACACTTCTCCCGCACGCTTTGTACGGGCTGCTTATTTCCGTCAATTTATTGAAGATACTGAAGATGACAATAAACGATTGAATAATATGTTTAAATTGTTAGATACCGTGAGCGTGCCACGCGGGATTATTTTAGATGAAGGCAAACCGCATTACACTCAATATCAGTGTGTAATGAATTGCAGCAAATTGAAGTACTACTATCGTGATTATTACGGTTCTGATGTTTATACGATTGAATTAACTGAGGAGTTGTTAACAGCAGAAGAACCGAAGTCTTATACTGTGAAACCTAAATTGAGATTTTCAAATCTAAATGAAGAAGAGGCAGACGCTTAA